A single Oryza brachyantha chromosome 8, ObraRS2, whole genome shotgun sequence DNA region contains:
- the LOC102711453 gene encoding putative 1-phosphatidylinositol-3-phosphate 5-kinase FAB1C has product MGVADFSVLGAVHKFRSLIAGPTPSTATADEDAIRRTSGPPSPATPTRSASPVDMPPLPARSGGRRAIALRRQISSPQLLRCHAVRRGDGEDDDEPGVQFFTPGNDYLHDFSDTDSLSVSTPNGIIRSLTPSPLESPTWMVGQNDASPTSKRDERLSLDSLGCDTKPYGGVTDRSQGEMTRSPVDFDANIWLPPPPEDEGDDAESRLFGFDDEDDEAGDSGKLLGLGSFSTNKIAGVQTITDIAHKEGLRNAVLGHFRALVAQLLKGECVDLENGNRSKSWLEIVSSLAWLAAGYVRPDTKKGGSMDPTDYVKVKCLASGDPSDSNLVRGVVCSKNVKHKRMISEHVNAKLLILGGALEYQKVTNKLASIDTILEQEKEHLRAIVAKIESRRPNVLLVEKSVSSYAQELLAKDISLVLNIKRPLLDRISRCSGAQIASSIDNIASARLGQCELFKVQKVPEFLSGKLTNRRSMKTLMFFEGCPRRLGCTVLLRGSCREELKKIKRVVQLAVFAAYHLSLETSFFADEGATLPRIPSRPMIVVTDVQSDPSHDFAGSAGVGIPYELKPVQGKYSETTAVNDMFEEKSASPRSLSLNEEGQGVISEHRESKIHVDHMNCNDHYSSHATDSCKGHKIFPCSLDHDSRTSDIVMQYQYVNESRQLPITNDACQGMVSGKKYQEVDHYGPKPHDDYLTGDADGPNKLSGEYFPATDNHQSILVSLSSTCIPKSMLCERSQLFRIKFYGSFDKPLGRYLREDLFDQAYCCPSCKEPSESHIRCYTHQHGSLTISVRRLLSQKLPGERDGRIWMWHRCLKCEPKDGVPPATRRVIMSDAAWGLSFGKFLELSFSNHATANRIASCGHSLQRDCLRFYGYGNMVAFFRYSPVDILSVNLPPSVLGFNCHSQQDWMRRMAHEIYEKMESLHSEVYGFLHRNESTITSEDEPVKTGVQRQIIEMKDLLKMERNGYEILLLPVITDNSHSVQISIDILELNRLRRCLLLDAYIWDQRLCYIDSLLKKDGHDSNPSNPDNFLDVRLKEWKTDLLEGDTKIGKSTNLSQSSGSPRKSLLSREGCLNDTEYRMGETNSQIDFVYHSIDDSEDLDKVFSRFNGEKEQSITKATTGMEPAERLPSLASIISDKIDLAWTGSSELYDFPQDCTKIDEHGSFSFPDNLSCGNAATPVRIHSFDSKLVLRQRERNGLAPTSLHLSSFRSAEYFGDLSSIMKDPLPNIRRACSQRSPGAVEKLNVVLTRTLTYVSPTSHMIDDGARLLLPQIGYEDDAVIAVYDDEPTSIVSYAMTSQEYVQQVTRKPNSSLSFLHLPNTIDSSHGLDGAMLSQEDHLDSKGTHFKFSFDDESPLSEDKAKFSVICYFAKHFAALRKKCCPKDIDFIRSLSRCKRWNAQGGKSNVYFAKTLDERFIIKQVTRTELESFVEFAPQYFRYLMESLTSGSPTCLAKIVGLYQVNIKGLKGGREVKMDLMVMENLFFERKISRVYDLKGSLRSRYTSSESKVLLDSNLVETLHTKPLFLGSKAKRRLERAIWNDTSFLATADVMDYSLLVGIDEEKKELVIGIIDYLRQYTWDKQLETWVKASGILGGPKNESPTIISPMQYKKRFRKAMSKYFLTVPDQWST; this is encoded by the exons atgggagTGGCGGACTTCTCGGTGCTGGGTGCGGTGCACAAGTTCAGATCCCTCATCGCCGGCCCCAcgccctccaccgccaccgccgacgaaGACGCCATCCGCCGGACGAGcgggccgccgtcgcccgcgaCCCCGACGAGGTCCGCGTCCCCCGTCGACATGCCACCGCTCCCCGCGAGATCCGGGGGCAGGCGCGCCATCGCCCTGCGCCGCCAGATCTCCTCGCCACAGCTGCTCCGCTGCCACGCCGTCAG GCGAGGCGATGGCGAGGATGACGATGAGCCCGGGGTTCAGTTTTTCACCCCTGGGAATGACTACTTACATGACTTTTCAGATACAGACTCTCTTAGTGTCAGTACTCCTAACGGGATCATCAGGTCCTTGACACCAAGCCCTTTGGAAAGCCCGACTTGGATGGTGGGGCAGAACGACGCCTCGCCGACATCCAAGAGGGACGAACGCCTGAGCCTGGATTCTCTTGGCTGTGATACGAAGCCTTATGGCGGCGTCACAGACAGGAGTCAAGGTGAAATGACTCGTTCCCCTGTTGATTTTGATGCCAATATTTGGCTCCCACCACCGCCGGAAGATGAGGGTGATGATGCTGAATCGAGATTATTTGGGTTCGATGATGAGGATGATGAGGCTGGAGACTCGGGCAAGCTTCTTGGTCTTGGTAGCTTTAGCACTAACAAAATAGCTGGTGTTCAGACAATCACAGACATAGCTCACAAAGAGGGTCTGAGGAATGCTGTATTAGGGCATTTCCGGGCTCTTGTGGCTCAATTGCTTAAGGGGGAATGTGTCGATCTGGAAAATGGCAATAGATCCAAAAGTTGGCTTGAAATAGTGTCCTCCTTAGCTTGGCTAGCTGCTGGGTATGTGAGACCAGATACCAAAAAAGGTGGCAGCATGGATCCTACTGATTATGTGAAAGTCAAATGTTTAGCATCAGGGGATCCAAGTGATAG CAATCTTGTTAGAGGAGTTGTTTGCTCTAAGAATGTAAAACACAAACGCATGATCTCTGAGCATGTGAATGCGAAATTGCTCATTTTAGGGGGGGCACTTGAGTATCAGAAGGTTACAAACAAACTAGCATCCATTGATACTATACTTGAACAG GAAAAGGAGCACCTGAGGGCAATTGTTGCAAAGATTGAGTCTCGGCGACCAAATGTGCTGCTAGTTGAGAAAAGTGTCTCATCTTATGCTCAGGAACTATTGGCAAAAGATATTTCTTTAGTTCTAAATATTAAGAGACCACTTTTGGATAGAATATCAAGATGCTCAGGGGCACAAATTGCCTCGTCAATTGATAATATCGCTTCAGCAAGACTAGGTCAATGCGAATTGTTCAAGGTGCAGAAAGTTCCAGAATTCTTGTCAGGAAAATTGACGAACAGGCGGTCAATGAAGACCCTAATGTTCTTTGAAGGCTGCCCGAGGCGTTTAGGTTGCAcg GTTCTACTGAGAGGATCCTGTCGAGAGgaactaaagaaaattaaGCGTGTTGTGCAACTTGCAGTGTTTGCAGCTTATCACCTCTCTCTTGAAACATCATTCTTTGCTGATGAAGGTGCGACTCTTCCCAGAATACCTTCAAGGCCGATGATAGTGGTAACTGATGTTCAAAGTGACCCAAGTCACGATTTTGCTGGATCTGCTGGTGTTGGTATTCCTTATGAACTTAAACCTGTACAAGGCAAATATTCAGAAACTACTGCAGTCAATGATATGTTTGAGGAAAAATCTGCATCACCTAGATCATTATCATTGAATGAGGAAGGACAGGGGGTTATCTCTGAGCATAgggaatctaaaattcatgttgATCATATGAACTGTAATGATCATTATTCATCCCATGCAACTGATTCATGCAAAGgtcataaaatatttccatgTTCCTTGGATCATGACTCTAGAACTTCAGATATTGTGATGCAATATCAGTATGTGAATGAATCGAGACAGCTTCCCATTACGAATGATGCCTGTCAAGGCATGGTTTCAGGAAAGAAATATCAGGAGGTAGACCACTATGGTCCCAAACCACATGATGACTATCTGACAGGAGATGCAGATGGCCCCAATAAGCTTTCCGGTGAATATTTTCCTGCTACTGACAACCATCAGAGCATCTTAGTTTCCCTTTCAAGCACTTGTATCCCCAAAAGCATGCTATGTGAGCGTTCTCAGCTCTTCCGCATCAAGTTTTATGGTAGCTTTGATAAGCCACTTGGGAGGTACCTCAGGGAAGACTTGTTTGATCAG GCATATTGCTGCCCATCATGCAAAGAGCCATCAGAATCACATATCAGGTGCTATACTCATCAGCATGGGAGTTTAACAATTAGTGTTAGGCGACTTCTGTCTCAAAAGTTGCCAGGTGAACGTGATGGGAGGATATGGATGTGGCATAGATGCCTCAAATGTGAACCTAAGGATGGTGTACCACCTGCTACACGGAGGGTAATTATGTCAGATGCTGCTTGGGGCCTGTCATTTGGTAAGTTCCTGGAGCTAAGCTTTTCTAATCATGCTACGGCTAACCGAATTGCAAGCTGTGGTCATTCTCTCCAGAGGGACTGCCTTCGTTTCTATGG GTACGGAAACATGGTTGCTTTCTTCAGATATTCTCCTGTTGATATTCTCTCAGTTAACCTTCCCCCCTCAGTACTGGGTTTCAACTGCCACAGTCAACAAGATTGGATGAGAAGGATGGCCCATGAG atatatgaaaaaatggAATCCTTACATTCAGAGGTGTATGGTTTTCTTCATCGTAATGAAAGTACTATTACATCTGAGGATGAACCGGTGAAGACTGGTGTTCAAAGGCAGATAATAGAGATGAAAGATTTGCTTAAAATGGAAAGAAATGGATATGAG ATCCTGTTGTTGCCTGTTATTACAGATAACAGCCATTCTGTGCAAATCTCAATTGATATTCTGGAGCTCAACCGTTTGAGACGTTGTCTTCTCCTTGATGCTTATATTTGGGATCAGAGGCTATGTTACATAGATTCACTTCTTAAAAAAGACGGTCATGATTCAAATCCCTCTAATCCTGATAATTTCTTAGATGTCAGACTGAAGGAGTGGAAAACTGACTTGCTTGAGGGGGATACGAAAATAGGAAAATCCACAAATTTGTCACAATCTTCAGGAAGTCCAAGAAAATCCCTGCTCTCTAGAGAAGGTTGCCTGAATGATACAGAATACAGGATGGGTGAGACAAATTCACAGATTGATTTTGTCTATCATTCTATAGATGATTCAGAAGATCTGGACAAGGTCTTCAGTAGATTCAATGGAGAGAAAGAGCAGTCAATTACTAAAGCTACTACAGGTATGGAACCTGCTGAAAGGTTACCCTCACTTGCATCTATTATTTCAGATAAGATTGATTTGGCATGGACTGGTTCTAGTGAGTTATATGACTTTCCACAAGATTGCACCAAAATTGATGAGCATGGATCCTTTAGTTTTCCGGACAATCTGAGTTGTGGCAACGCAGCAACCCCAGTCAGAATTCACTCATTTGATTCTAAACTTGTTTTACGTCAGCGAGAACGCAATGGACTGGCCCCTACTTCGTTACATCTGTCATCATTCAGATCTGCTGAATACTTTGGGGATTTGTCAAGCATCATGAAAGATCCATTACCAAACATTAGGAGGGCTTGTTCTCAAAGGTCTCCTGGGGCAGTAGAGAAATTAAATGTTGTTCTTACCCGTACACTTACATATGTCTCACCCACTTCACATATGATTGATGATGGGGCACGGCTGCTGTTGCCCCAGATTGGCTATGAAGATGATGCTGTCATTGCAGTCTATGATGATGAGCCCACCAGTATTGTGTCCTACGCAATGACTTCACAAGAATATGTTCAGCAAGTCACACGCAAACCGAATTCAAGTTTGAGTTTTTTACACCTACCAAATACCATTGACAGCAGCCATGGACTTGACGGGGCCATGCTCTCACAAGAAGACCATTTGGATTCTAAGGGAACTCACTTTAAGTTCTCCTTTGATGATGAATCACCACTTTCTGAAGATAAAGCAAagttctctgttatttgttattttgcaAAGCATTTTGCTGCACTTAGAAAGAAATGTTGTCCGAAGGATATTGATTTCATCCGTTCACTTAGCCGCTGCAAGAGATGGAATGCACAAGGTGGAAAAAGCAATGTTTACTTTGCAAAGACATTGGATGAGAGATTCATAATCAAACAAGTCACAAGGACAGAGCTTGAATCGTTTGTAGAGTTTGCTCCTCAGTACTTCAGATATTTGATGGAATCCTTGACTTCAGGTAGCCCAACTTGCCTGGCCAAAATAGTAGGGCTGTATCag GTTAATATCAAGGGTTTGAAAGGTGGTAGGGAAGTAAAGATGGACCTCATGGTGATGGAGAATCTTTTCTTTGAAAGGAAGATATCTAGAGTCTATGATCTAAAGGGTTCATTGCGCTCACGCTATACATCCAGTGAGAGTAAAGTCCTCTTAGATTCAAACCTCGTAGAGACATTGCATACAAAGCCATTATTTTTAGGGAGCAAGGCAAAACGAAGATTGGAAAGAGCTATCTGGAATGATACTTCTTTTCTCGCG ACAGCAGATGTCATGGACTACTCCCTACTTGTTGGAATCGACGAGGAGAAGAAAGAGCTTGTCATTGGCATCATAGACTACTTGCGTCAGTACACCTGGGACAAGCAGCTCGAGACCTGGGTGAAGGCTTCAGGCATCCTGGGAGGCCCCAAGAACGAGTCCCCGACCATCATATCTCCGATGCAGTACAAGAAGAGGTTCAGGAAAGCCATGTCCAAGTACTTCCTCACCGTCCCAGACCAGTGGTCCACTTGA